A region from the Beduinella massiliensis genome encodes:
- a CDS encoding SoxR reducing system RseC family protein: MRKTGTVVNVNADDTIEVLFERPEACAKCGACSEGKTQCTSLTIKARAGLGDEVVVEIPEGRVAQASMLAYIVPLALFIAGLLVAGPIRTALNLSIQADLFTVLCGLLGIGAALLVLRALEPHMKKKGMWQPRIVSIRQKNA; the protein is encoded by the coding sequence TTGCGCAAGACGGGAACTGTGGTGAACGTAAACGCCGACGATACGATCGAGGTGCTCTTTGAGCGACCGGAGGCATGCGCCAAGTGCGGCGCGTGCAGCGAAGGGAAAACCCAATGCACGAGCCTTACGATTAAGGCGCGTGCTGGCCTCGGCGACGAGGTCGTGGTGGAGATTCCCGAGGGACGCGTGGCGCAGGCGTCCATGCTGGCCTATATCGTGCCGCTCGCGCTGTTCATCGCGGGTCTGCTCGTGGCGGGCCCCATCAGAACCGCGCTGAACCTATCGATTCAGGCGGATCTGTTCACCGTTTTGTGCGGCCTGCTCGGGATCGGCGCGGCCCTGCTCGTATTGCGCGCGCTCGAGCCGCATATGAAAAAGAAGGGCATGTGGCAGCCGCGCATTGTTTCGATCCGGCAGAAAAATGCTTGA
- the aspS gene encoding aspartate--tRNA ligase produces the protein MAEWLSGWKRTCMCGDVSTDRIGQDVTLMGWVQRSRNLGSLIFTDLRDRAGIVQVVFDGEDDDERTFAIGKSLSREYVLAVRGTVRARGEGAINDKMKTGQVEVLVREAKLLNKSETPPIYIEDDAGEAENVRLKYRYLDLRRPVLQNTLALRSKVLSVIRRHMEGEGFLEVETPILTKSTPEGARDYLVPSRVHPGEFYALPQSPQIYKQLLMLAGYDRYFQVARCFRDEDLRADRQPEFTQLDLEMSFVEPEDIQNVVEGAFADVFREVKDMDITLPLPRVTWRDAMDMYGSDKPDTRFEMKIRCVDELVKDCGFKVFEDAVAEGRTVRAIRAEGAAKLSRKEIDALGEFVKTYHVKGLAWATVSLDGAVRSSFAKFMKPEALQTLIEAMGVKPGDALFLIADKKYVALTAMGQLRLRLGHELGLIDKSRYDLLWITEFPLLEWSDEENRFVAQHHPFTCPMDEDFELMESDPGAVRAKAYDLVLNGIEMGSGSIRIHASDLQERMFRLLGFTHEQAWERFGFLLEAFKYGTPPHGGFAFGVDRLIMQITGRESLRDVIAFPKVQNASCLMMQTPSNVAQDQLDMLHIKTCEEEETEE, from the coding sequence ATGGCTGAATGGCTAAGCGGATGGAAGCGCACCTGCATGTGCGGCGACGTTTCCACGGACAGGATCGGACAGGACGTTACCCTGATGGGCTGGGTGCAGCGCTCACGCAACCTCGGCAGCCTGATTTTCACGGATCTGCGCGACCGCGCGGGCATCGTGCAGGTGGTCTTTGACGGCGAGGACGACGACGAGCGCACTTTTGCCATCGGTAAGTCGCTTTCGCGCGAATACGTTTTGGCCGTTCGCGGCACGGTGCGCGCACGCGGCGAAGGCGCCATCAACGATAAAATGAAAACCGGTCAGGTAGAGGTGCTCGTGCGAGAGGCCAAGCTGCTCAACAAGTCCGAGACGCCGCCGATTTACATCGAAGACGATGCTGGGGAAGCGGAAAACGTCCGCCTGAAGTATCGTTATCTCGACCTGCGCCGTCCGGTGCTGCAAAACACGCTGGCCCTGCGCAGCAAGGTGCTTTCTGTCATTCGCCGCCACATGGAGGGCGAGGGCTTTCTGGAGGTCGAAACGCCCATCCTCACCAAGTCCACGCCGGAGGGCGCGCGCGATTACCTGGTGCCCAGCCGCGTGCACCCGGGCGAGTTTTACGCGCTGCCGCAGTCTCCGCAGATTTACAAGCAGCTGCTGATGCTCGCAGGGTACGACCGTTATTTTCAGGTTGCGCGCTGCTTCCGCGACGAGGACCTTCGGGCCGACCGTCAGCCGGAGTTCACACAACTTGACCTTGAAATGTCCTTCGTAGAGCCGGAAGACATTCAGAACGTCGTCGAGGGCGCGTTCGCGGACGTGTTCCGCGAGGTCAAGGACATGGACATTACCCTGCCGCTTCCGCGCGTTACCTGGCGCGATGCGATGGACATGTACGGCTCCGACAAGCCGGACACGCGCTTTGAGATGAAGATACGGTGCGTGGATGAGCTGGTGAAGGATTGCGGCTTCAAGGTGTTCGAGGACGCCGTGGCCGAGGGACGCACCGTGCGCGCGATCCGCGCCGAGGGCGCGGCGAAGCTCTCGCGCAAGGAAATCGACGCCCTGGGCGAATTCGTGAAGACCTATCACGTGAAGGGACTGGCCTGGGCGACCGTTTCCCTAGACGGCGCGGTGCGCAGCTCCTTCGCCAAGTTCATGAAGCCGGAGGCCTTGCAGACTTTGATCGAGGCCATGGGGGTAAAGCCGGGCGACGCGCTGTTCCTGATCGCGGACAAGAAGTACGTCGCGCTTACGGCCATGGGCCAGCTGCGCCTGCGTCTGGGACATGAACTGGGCCTCATCGACAAGAGTCGCTATGACCTGCTGTGGATCACGGAGTTTCCGCTGCTCGAGTGGAGCGACGAGGAAAATCGCTTCGTGGCCCAGCATCATCCCTTTACATGCCCCATGGACGAGGACTTTGAGCTCATGGAAAGCGACCCGGGCGCGGTTCGCGCGAAGGCCTACGACCTGGTGCTCAACGGAATCGAAATGGGTTCGGGCTCGATCCGCATACATGCCAGCGACCTGCAGGAGCGCATGTTCCGTCTGCTCGGCTTCACGCACGAGCAAGCGTGGGAGCGTTTCGGCTTCCTGCTCGAGGCGTTTAAGTACGGCACCCCGCCGCATGGCGGCTTCGCGTTCGGCGTGGATCGCCTCATCATGCAGATTACGGGACGCGAGAGCCTGCGCGACGTCATCGCGTTCCCGAAGGTGCAGAACGCTTCCTGCCTCATGATGCAGACCCCCTCGAACGTCGCGCAGGATCAACTCGACATGCTGCATATCAAGACCTGTGAGGAAGAAGAGACGGAGGAATAA
- the trxA gene encoding thioredoxin produces MNAFVKEFTEQNFETEAMASDLPVLVDFWAPWCGPCRMVAPHVDAVAEQAQGKAIVGKVNVDESSALAQRFGVMSIPTLVVLKGGQMVERVVGARGQADILALLTPYMD; encoded by the coding sequence ATGAACGCATTTGTTAAGGAATTTACGGAACAGAACTTTGAGACGGAGGCAATGGCCTCCGACCTGCCCGTGCTGGTGGACTTTTGGGCGCCCTGGTGCGGACCGTGCCGCATGGTCGCTCCGCACGTGGACGCCGTCGCTGAGCAGGCGCAGGGCAAAGCGATCGTCGGCAAGGTCAACGTGGACGAGAGCAGCGCGCTCGCGCAGCGCTTCGGCGTGATGAGCATTCCCACGCTTGTCGTGCTCAAGGGTGGACAGATGGTAGAGCGGGTCGTCGGCGCGCGCGGCCAGGCGGACATCCTCGCGCTGCTCACGCCGTACATGGACTGA